From the Lactuca sativa cultivar Salinas chromosome 9, Lsat_Salinas_v11, whole genome shotgun sequence genome, the window tatataatcattattaaaattatagtgctaataatatatgatgcTAAAACCTCACACTAATAACAACTTGATgcaaataatttatttataagaatttgattcgtgataaatattaataaattttataatccactggaaattatttattttatgaaaataattattttcaaCGTCAGTTATCATAATATACcataagtataatttattaagttGTGTATATTTATTTGGACTAGAAAAACTTTGACATTTAGCTAAAGGAACAAGGTTTTATGtcttataaaaattaaaagcaaattttatataattttttcttCTTCCTTCTCTCAAACCGATCCTAGCTATGAAGGACAAGAGATGAAGACTTTTGAATATAATAAGGTGTTAAGACATGCTTTAGAAGCATGAGTCTTTAACATCATTAAGCTTAGAGGTATGAGAATTCTTAAAGGTTAAGATACAAATATATAAAGGCCTAATAATAAATGCTTAAAAAGCTAGTTTTTCTTCCTTGTTTTTGGCTTGAAGAAATCCGAAAATCATCCTTTTTCTTTCCTTCTTACTCTCTAGTTTTCTTAAAGAGTTAAGTCATTAAAGATAAAGATGATACTTGCATTCTTACCCTCATTTAAGTTAAAAGTTTGTTTTCTTTTACAAACTTAGGAGTTAAAGATTGGCATCTTTTCGAAATGATAATTGTTGGTGTTAGTCTTTAGAGGATTTATATATTATGTTATTGTCATCTTCTACAACTTTCAACCTCCTAAAAggaatcaaagtcttcaaagttTGTAGTTCTTTCTTTCTATAGTTGTTTTGATCTCTTATGTTCATGCAAAAATGATCATTGGCAGgttaaaatagttttaattttttttcaatattttaaagCTTATGCTATTGTTTTTTTAGAAACTAGTTTTTGAATAAAACCTAACAATTACCCACATTTGTCTTGAAGGATCGCCACGAATCACCTACGCCACTACGCCCGAAACAACTAGGGTATGTATATTCCCTATACTCACTCTCTCAAGAGTAACTTCCAGATCCTCACTATTTTTGACCTTCTAACAATCCATACTCAACTCATGAAACCTTCACTAACTCTGTAGTCGTcttgtgtatgctaatcatacataacactagatTCGATAGATAGTTGAATAATTGATtctaccttaagcccacaaccagacaaagaacaggaaataaggctaaatcaagcatttccaggctataaaatcttagttatgtacaatcatgatgcatacactagacAACTACAATAATAATGTCAGTTTCATACAACATAAAGCaatcaatagttaaacaattagtCTACCAGacgatactgtcacaccccaaaaccacgaacggcggaaacgttcaggggtggaggacgtcatgtacagtatcacaacagtgtaatataataaacaagcaacaacatcatccattgcattacaagtagaattttaatacatgtgtgttctttcattgtagtaagacaccaaaaatatacaatcaaaataaaagacgagtcttgtctgcttCGTCTTCttaaaacctggccatcgtacctgtttactgctgacctgagaatacaagttattttgaaagcgagtatcagctttaaagctggtgaattcataagaaattaagtgtcgttgtcttgcttatgaaaatctactatgaaggccatgtaaacctttaaatgaaaatgttgaggtaagtatgaaatccctagaaaaacccttattttctataagtatgaaatgtagttttctaccaagacccgaatgttttattatgacaatgtagtcttttaccaagacccgaatgttttgtaagtaaaatgatagttttccttgggttgtttagtactaaagtacttagtctaagtcatcgtttatgtgaaggtatcacaaaataaagtaaacaggaaaaatcacTTATGTacgtgttatcccgaggtactgaggTTAACACGACGAATGTaaatgttatcccgaggtactagggctaacataatacatataacctaatgaacatccgaagattgtccacttgtcctctgtagcagcagcagggcggaggaatggttagtccctgtaaaggtactcctagtataagtaataaccgtagacatccgtagatgttcatcacccactgttgctaacagatgagttccggaatggttagtcccgtacgtatatcccgaggtactagggatagaggcccatctaggtatccgaggtactagggataaggtcctgtctagatatcccgaggtactagggatatgcaggaagatttacacagaaggtactaataaatcatcctcgcaattcgagatacaagtattcatgttaatgtaCACAGTTAAGTGTATCTACATAAAGGCACTCATGTAATGCGTTTATGTAAGCGtgctcatgtatcatgtaagtatatgtaaacgtactcatgtatcatgtaatcaattgtaaaggtactcatgtatcaggtaatgtactggtatagactcatgaatgaactgactcttgtgtgattccttgtaataggaattatgtttgaaatctccaaattatccctatgataatttactggaaggtaattggttgttcaagtatgtttatacactcttactactcaagagtgtgaaaaactaattgaaagttgtaaactataacatcaatacatatataagaatataagtgtacatgcattagttcaagagtgtaaaatggttttgtaagacatcttatggattttgaacaataattaacaatgacttgatgtcaatttaatatacattttaaaggtaaaacatttgataacaatgtgtttttaagatttaaaaccatttcttgcttcacattttgtagtatgtgaaatctgttaaatgacaaccacagttataaaatacatatcaatgatttaataacatgtttgtttctacttgtattccccccccccccctttaaagcatttaaaatcatttaaaacattgattaggggtatgaactcacctgtagttggtgattgggatgaactgaacggtataggattgctaggtgtcaagcgaggtcttgtacacacactacgatcctaatggacatataatcacacatatatgcattcaattagtcttaaattactaattgataaagttaagacatcctagacataataaacactttatataagtgtttttaagccctaaggattgcatctaagctattgtgggacaaggtatttgtgtttaggatttcaaaggaccctatatgtgagtttactccccatataccatcacacatggagtttacggttgaaaactcttgagtttacggtcgtaaactcccaaccatgggtgttttgtgtgttttgaagtcccaaatgattcctagaattattctaacttggtggttaaattcttggaagggtttaaggtctagaaacactccatttaggagtttacggccctaaggccattccccttagagtttactgccataaactctaagtatggtgtgtttttgatgctttcaagtctcttgcacttgtggtataggttctagacttttattccaagcatatgaaggcattaggcacactttggtgcccctttaaggagtttacggcccaagaaccatgtatAGGTTCTAGATTATGCCTTCtttaagaatataatatattaaattttgcacatttgaaattctttaagaatacctCTATTCttttggtttgattttttttacttattGTTCTTGTATTCTTTTTTATACGCAACACATtagaaattctttaagaataacaTCATTGTTTTGGTTTTAGTTTGTTGATTTGTTGGTTTGTAATACCAATGTTAATTCTTAAAAAATTCAAGTATTCTTAAAGAATGATTGAAGAAAACAATCTCTAAAGTGCTTTGATAGATATCAATTATCAATGTCTCATGAGGAATATAAAACAATTCTCCAAAAATTAAACATACATATTTAAGATGTTAACAGGAAATGGGTTAATTTGATTAGAAAATCATATCCTTTTGAATTTTCTTATAGTCTAACTGAATTAGTTCTTTCTGTTTGGTGTTTAGTAATGATTTTGGTTAATATTTTTGGCAATTTTAATAATGATATGCTACtgtaaaatgtatatttttgaaaGAATTTTGATGTAGCAGTGAAATGGTGACTTAGATAATAAGTTTAGTAAACATTTGTATTAATGACAGATGATTATTGAACCATTTAAGTTGTTAACATATTAACTAACTAGTTTGATTACGCTAGAATGTAATTTCACCATATTATCTTTTACTTAATTCTTGTCTTAATTTCATTACAAAAATGAATGGGTTTCAATTTTTTGTAGTACTACtggattatttttttttaatttgtgctTAATGATATTTActtcaaaaaatatataattcCATATTCTTTAGTAATAACTATTAATAcggataaaattaaaaaaaaaacaaaggaatTTTCATGTTGTTTACAAATGGGTTAGTCCGATATATGCATATTCTTAAAGAACGacttttaattcaaaattttctaaaaacaaacaaataaattgaCAAAATAAATTGATTACATGCATTACACAATTATCAATTAGAACGGTTTTTCATCTCCATTATTATCACCAACTATCAAATCGATTTCACCATTTGAAGCTGCTGATTCcgtaaaaaaattgatttttctgCTTGGTAGAGTGATACTCTCTACTTGTTACTTGATCAACCATTACAATTTCTATTAAATCGTATATAGATTCGATCACATGTTAATTGTTCctctaaaaaaatcaaaatttgattGTTCATCCTTTACAgaatatataattataaatgtAGAATATACCTTCAGAATCAGATAACATTTAAGTGTATCACAAATATTCTATAAGAATGAGGGTTGGGATACAAAATTAGTGAAACCGTTATTTACAACTAACCTTAACGAAAACACAAAATCCATAAACCTACAATTATTTTAATATAACCAAAGAGTCTAGCAGAATAAACTCCTTAATATTCACATAACAATTCTTGTGGAATGCGTTTCCTCATATCATAATTGGAAAAGAAAATTTAGAAGATTCTTTAACAATGTGTGTAGGTATACAAACTCCATGAAACCATTATTAACAAATAATGCtaatagaaaaacaaaattcttgaatcTACGTATTGGAGATCACCAAAAAAGAAAATCAATTTACTGAATTGGAAACAAGTCGATGGTTGTTTAAAATCGATTTATAGATTAGAGAATATCACAAACAAAAATCTTATTCACCAATACACTAAATCGTTTTAGATGTGAAAGAGAAGAAATTAACTTACCTTGAATGATATCATGGCATGTAATTATCAAAAACTAAAATCACACTGGTTTAGATTTATTGATCAGAGAAGATCGATGATGATGTTACTTGAAATCAATTTACCTATCGAAGAAagttgatgaagaagaaagagaaagaCAAAAAATTGGTAACGTGATTATAGCTAATTTGGGGGATAGATAAATCTGATTAGTTAATATATATGCTACTTTACAATAATGCATTTCTCAAATGATTGGTCTAGAAATAGCCatatattcacataatatataagGTTTATATATGAacgtaacatatatatatatatatatatatatatatatatatatatatatatatatatatatatatatatatatatatatatatatatatatatatatatatatatatatatatatatcatttaattTAGCAACTATACATATTTTAAGAATCAACCTAATAATTACGGCCCGCAATTTTAAAAACCAATTAAGTCCTACTTGGAGCCCTTATAATTACGTCCTTTCATAATAccaaataattataaatatttcGTGACATTAACGTAGTAATCTCACTAGATATTGATAGGCTTTCATTAATCTCACTTTAACAAGTCTGTCAAAGTGTCATATGTGAAATTGCTTTAGCCCAATTAGCTTTGAAGTTATTTTTATTTGAGCCCATAAATGGATCCCATTTaactaaaataacacataacgCTAATTTCCAAAATACTAGATAGCAGCCAATAACAAAATTACCTCTTATTGGTACAAAACATCATACATCGCTTTAGTTATGGTAGTTGGCCTCTTCTTGTGTGATTATCTTCCCCGATGATGCCCTCCTTGTTGGCGGATCCTTCATCTCCGGCGAATCTTTCTTCTCTGGTGGAGCCTTCATCGTCGGTGGAGCTTTCATCTTCAACCATCACTCTTAATCTTTCCCACCTCTCAACATCACCCTTTAATTCACTCTCCATGCCTTCTCTTTCTCGTACAAAGTATATAACCTCTTATGAACTAAGTTGAGAACAATCCACAGGTTAGGTAAGAGcttaaaaaaataattacatCATCTTCAGATCACATGAGCTTCCATAACTTACACACATCGCTGCTTGTCTCGGAGATATCATCATCATGACTTCAAGTGCCAAGATTGTAGAAAACAATCGCTAGAAACTTCTCACAAACTCATAAAGATCCAAATGTTTGCCATAAAACGGATTTAAAGCATTCATGATCAATTACTTACCATTGCAACTTCTGGATTGCTACCACACTTCTATGTCACTGGAATAACCTTAAACCACAATTGTATTGAGATCTATTACAAATTATGTTTTCCCATAAAAGTCAATGCCTTTCACTAAATCGTATATATACTCAATACGTGTACATAACTGAGCTAGGTATACATAAGTGGGCTTATAAACATAAAGACCATAGAAAGTATATAAAACAATATACTAAAGGAGAATATTACGTCTAACATCCCCCCGTAGTCTGACTGGGAGATTGAGAACGGACGTTCAGACTAGATCTAAAATCAAGAAACAATGTGGATGACAGACCTTTAGTAAAAATGTCAGCATACTGAGAAGACGAGGGGACATGAAGGATACGTATCTGTCCCAAAGCAACCTGGTCACAAACAAAATGGATATCAATCTCTATATGTTTGGTGCGTTGATGTTGAACTGGTTTGGAGGAGAAGGAGACCACACTAACGTTATCACAGTATACTAGGGTGGCAGATAGAGGGGGATAAAGGAGCTCATGTAGTACGTTGCGTAACCAACATGTCTCAGCAACGACATTCGCAACACCCCGATACTCTGCTTCAGCACTAGAACGAGAGATCGTACCCTGTCTTTTAGATGATCATGAAAGAAGATTATGACCTAAAAACACGCAATATCTAGAagtagagcgacttttagccccCCGAGTTTCGAAACACGGAGATATGTATAATTGAAGACCATGATCCAAAGTGCCATGTAGATACCAGAGAATACGCTTAAGAGACGTAAAATGAGGCTCCCGAGGATCATGCATATAGAGACAGAACTGTTGAACAACATAAGTAATGTCTGGTCTGGTAAAGATCAGATAATGAAGTGTACCAGCGAGACTGCGGTATAAAGTGGGATCAAAGACAGGATGACCCATACCATCAAACTTGGTAGAGGATTGTGCTAGGGTTCATGCGGGTTTGCAATGATGCATACCGACACGATCAAGAATCTCCGTAGCATACTTATGTTGAGATAGAAACATGCCATGTCTGTCACGTGTAACAGAAACACCCAAAAAATAGTTTAGAGCACCCAAATCAGTCATTGAGAATTATGAACGGAGAGAATCAATGATTTGTTGAAGAAGAGTAGAGGATGAGGCAGTTAAGataatatcatccacataaaGGAGCAAATACGCGATCTGGTCACCCTGTCTGTAAATAAAAAGAGAAGTATCGGTTCTACTATTAGTAAAACCACGACCGGTGATGAACTGATCGAAACGGTAGTACCAAGCACGGGGTGCCTGTTTCAGTCTATATAAGGACTTCTTTAATAGACAAACATGAGTAGGAGTGGACGAGTCTCAAAACTCGGGGGGCTGATGCATGTAGACAGTCTCCTGAAGATTCCCGTGAAGAAAAGCATTCTTCACATCCAGTTGATGAACCGGCCAATGATGAGAAATTGCCAAGCTGAGAACGGTGCGTATTGTAGTCAGTTTAACAACCGGACTAAAAGTCTCATCACAGTCAATACCGGGTCGTTGACTACGATCATTTTCCATGAGACGCGCCTTATAGCGAGCTAGAGACCCATTtgcattatgtttatgtttaaacAACCAAATACAATTAACCACATTAGCATCGGGGGGCCGAGGCACAAGCTCCCAAGTCCTGTTAGAAATAAGTGCATTAAATTCTTCTTTCATAGCATTTAACCAGTTAGGATCTTGAAACGCTTCAGAATAAGAACGCAGAACGGAGGAGAAAGATGACTCGACATGAAGATTAAGTTTATCAATGGGTTTGACAATACCATGGCGTTTACGAGTGAACATAAGATGAGTGCTTGTAGTTATAGGGTGAACCGGAGCATGAGTAGGACCAGACACATCCGAAGAAGAGGTACCGGTAGTAGAAGAAACGGGAGTAATAGCAGCCGAGTTGGGTTGTTGAGTGGCAGGATCTGGACCAAAAGAATGAAAGCCAATGTTATGAGAGGGTGTGGGTTGAGAGTTGAGGGGTTGAGCTCTATGAGAAGGGTGATTAAACATGTTGCGTCTCCCCTCAATATGTAAGAAATCATAGTTAGGAGAATCATTTGGAGTCATTGAACCAAAGGGAAATATGGTTTCGTGAAAAGTTACGTGACGGGAAATGATGATTTGGTTTGTTTCAAGGTTAAGGCAGCGATATCCTTTATGACTCGAGGGGTTACCAATAAAAATACAAGGAATAGAACGAGGTTGAagcttgttgttattgttaaggTGAGGATAGCAAAGACACCCGAAGACACGAAGATGAGTATAAGTGGGATATTTTTGAAAGAGTTTTTAGTATGGGGAGTCATTCTTAAGGGTGGTGGAGGAAGAATATTTAGAAGGTGAGTAGCCATATGGAGAGCTTCAATCCAATATGTGGGAGGTAAGTGAGCTTAAAAGAGGAGTGTGCGAATGGTGTTATTTATGGTACGAAGCATGCATTCAGATTTACCGTTTTGTTGAGAAGTGTACGGGCAAGAGAAACACATATGAATGCCATGAGTGGTGCAAAGATTATGAAACTGGGAGTTGTCAAATTCTTTTCCATTGTCACATTGAAAAGTTTGGATATCTTTGTGAAATTGATTTTTGATATAAGCACGAAATATGACAAATATGGAGAAAACATCAGATTTGTTACGTAGGGGATACACCCACAAAAAATGAGAAAATTGATCTAGAAAAATGACATAATATTTAATACCACTATGAATTTCCAACGGGAAAGTCCAAACACCAGAATGAACAACTTGAAAGGGAAATAAAGCTTTAGTTTTAGAGAAAGAAAAAGACAAACGGACATGCTCGCCAAGTTGACAAGCGTAGCAAAGTAAATGAGAATCTTTTTTATTACAAGAAATGACTTTATTTGATAATAAATGCTTGAACACTTGTTGGCCGGGATGATCGAGACGTTGATGCCACGTGGAAGACTTGACACTAACAAAAGCTTGAGGAGTTGGACTTGTAACGAGATAGAGATCACCGTTGCTATCGCATCGTAGAAGAATTTGTTTCGTTAAAAAGTCCTTCACAAAAAAACCAAATTCATCAAACTCAATAGAACATTTATTATCACGGGTGAACTTACACACATAAACAAGATTTTTGATAATTTGGGGGGTAATAAGAACATTTTTTAAATGAAGCGTTCGAAACAGATTATAACTAAGAGTTGTGTTACCTGTTTCTGTGATGGGAATGCGAGATCCATTACCGACTGAAACTGAGAAATTagaattattacatttattgcTAAAGGACTTGAGAATACCTGGGTCGGCGTTAAGGTGAGCGGTGACACCAGTGTGCATGTACCAGTCTGCAGTTCCCGGATCATGAAGATTCATAGTGGTGAAAGCATGTGGTAAAAGGGTAGCTTGATTCGACGAAGCATAGGGAGAATTGGGCCAGCCAGAAAAATTGGTAGTGGGCTGTCCATTACAGAATAGAGCTTGTTGCTGGGCTTGAGAAGGCTGATTCCAAGGAAGTTGAGTGGAAGGCGCATGAGAGCTGGATTGATTAGTCCATTGGGCTGCTGGCCAGTGGGCCGGAGATCGTGGAGTTAGAAGCATGCCACGTTGAAGTGGGTAGTAGACAGACCAAGGAATCGATGATCCCCAGCCCCTCAAAAAAATTACTAGTGCCGCCTTTAGGACCAGATGAGCGACCACGACCCCTCTACCAGAGCGATCTCCTCTTCCACCGCTGCCACCGCCACGATTCTGTCTACCACCACTGCAGGAGCCATTGATGCTACGAGATATGTTATTGGAGGAGTTTGTGGATCGAGATTTGTGCTCGGTAGCAAGAACGGTAGGTGAAGAGGAAGTATCATAGTTAGATGTTTGAAG encodes:
- the LOC128129084 gene encoding uncharacterized protein LOC128129084, which gives rise to MYALNGLPPTYVLSLKERSMLKEQKRGLQTSNYDTSSSPTVLATEHKSRSTNSSNNISRSINGSCSGGRQNRGGGSGGRGDRSGRGVVVAHLVLKAALVIFLRGWGSSIPWSVYYPLQRGMLLTPRSPAHWPAAQWTNQSSSHAPSTQLPWNQPSQAQQQALFCNGQPTTNFSGWPNSPYASSNQATLLPHAFTTMNLHDPGTADWYMHTGVTAHLNADPGILKSFSNKCNNSNFSVSVGNGSRIPITETGLFNETNSSTMR